A stretch of Methanococcus voltae PS DNA encodes these proteins:
- the serB gene encoding phosphoserine phosphatase SerB, whose amino-acid sequence MNDNKQEQPCSKRKIILFDLDSTLVDCEVIDELGRLNNVEKEVEQITKDAMDGKLEFEQALEKRVELLKGLSETQILEFLESIQLMNGARETLSKLKEHGYITGVVSGGFTFATSRVKDLLGLDYHFANELVYKDGILTGEVIKNVSSRLAKGEILAKIAEKENIDLKDTVVVGDGANDISMFNIAGLGIAFCAKPVLKDIADYCIDEKDLSHILKILKIE is encoded by the coding sequence ATGAATGATAACAAACAAGAACAACCCTGTAGTAAAAGAAAAATAATTTTATTTGATTTAGATAGTACCTTAGTAGACTGCGAAGTAATCGACGAATTAGGGAGACTTAATAACGTTGAAAAAGAAGTCGAACAAATAACAAAGGACGCAATGGATGGAAAATTAGAATTTGAACAAGCTCTTGAAAAAAGAGTAGAATTGTTAAAGGGATTGTCCGAAACACAAATTTTAGAGTTTTTAGAAAGTATACAATTAATGAATGGGGCAAGAGAGACACTTTCTAAATTAAAGGAACATGGATATATAACAGGAGTTGTAAGTGGCGGTTTTACATTTGCAACATCGAGAGTAAAAGATTTATTAGGATTGGATTATCATTTTGCTAATGAATTAGTTTATAAAGACGGGATACTTACTGGAGAAGTTATAAAAAACGTTTCAAGTAGACTGGCTAAAGGGGAAATATTGGCAAAAATCGCGGAAAAAGAAAACATAGATTTAAAAGACACCGTGGTAGTTGGCGATGGAGCAAATGACATCAGTATGTTTAATATTGCAGGTTTAGGAATCGCATTCTGTGCAAAACCTGTTTTAAAAGATATTGCAGACTACTGTATTGACGAAAAAGATTTAAGTCATATCTTAAAAATTTTAAAAATAGAATAA
- a CDS encoding chorismate--pyruvate lyase family protein, whose product MVNIKPYKVISELKEQHGLSDVEKILLGTDGSITNLLEIIFEGKVVVKTVYQEIIDNVNHRAVALYVNEVPLIYATSKTPLINIEDYYIRESVKKDLLSADIPIGKILKIHNLETRREIEKISVSEIPEDAKNLLNPIREELPQRKYYIIHNSKPIMEIDEYFNIEDHLKN is encoded by the coding sequence ATGGTCAATATTAAACCCTACAAAGTTATTTCAGAACTTAAAGAACAGCATGGATTGTCCGATGTTGAAAAAATATTACTCGGTACTGACGGAAGCATTACTAACTTATTAGAAATCATTTTTGAAGGTAAGGTTGTTGTAAAAACCGTTTATCAAGAAATAATCGATAATGTTAATCATAGGGCAGTTGCCCTCTATGTTAATGAAGTACCTTTGATATACGCCACGTCAAAAACCCCATTAATCAATATTGAAGACTATTATATACGAGAAAGCGTTAAAAAAGACCTCCTTTCTGCAGACATACCAATCGGCAAAATTCTAAAAATTCATAACTTAGAAACCCGTAGAGAAATCGAAAAGATTAGCGTTTCAGAAATACCTGAAGATGCTAAAAATTTATTAAATCCTATTCGGGAAGAATTGCCTCAAAGAAAATACTATATAATCCATAATAGTAAGCCAATTATGGAAATTGATGAATATTTCAATATTGAAGACCATTTAAAAAATTAA
- a CDS encoding DUF106 domain-containing protein, which produces MFDTIWNAFIGAMNVVFLPLVNSMDPALFILATAFIVSFIINLATKFLVNQDRMAEIKEEMQAFQKKAKAAGRDPERMQELQKEQMEMMGTQMEMMKMSFKPMIYTWVPIIAIFAYLRYVFDVNGVYHLANPAWNGAIVELPVIISKILFIDIWHWIGGIFYRGGFEIISGTVLGWLGWYILCSMGTSMLLRKLMGIK; this is translated from the coding sequence ATTTTTGATACTATATGGAATGCGTTTATTGGGGCAATGAATGTCGTATTTTTGCCTTTAGTAAATAGTATGGACCCAGCACTATTTATTTTAGCAACTGCATTCATAGTATCTTTTATAATTAACTTAGCAACTAAATTTTTGGTTAATCAGGATAGGATGGCTGAAATAAAAGAAGAAATGCAAGCTTTCCAGAAAAAAGCAAAAGCTGCAGGAAGAGACCCTGAAAGAATGCAAGAATTACAAAAGGAACAGATGGAAATGATGGGCACTCAGATGGAAATGATGAAAATGAGTTTCAAGCCTATGATATATACATGGGTTCCAATTATTGCGATATTTGCTTATTTAAGGTACGTATTCGATGTAAACGGTGTTTACCATTTGGCAAATCCTGCGTGGAATGGTGCAATCGTTGAATTACCAGTTATTATTTCAAAAATCTTATTCATTGATATATGGCACTGGATTGGTGGAATATTCTACAGAGGCGGTTTCGAAATAATTTCAGGAACTGTTTTGGGCTGGTTAGGCTGGTACATACTTTGTTCAATGGGTACATCAATGTTACTAAGGAAACTTATGGGAATTAAATAA